The Perognathus longimembris pacificus isolate PPM17 chromosome 3, ASM2315922v1, whole genome shotgun sequence nucleotide sequence TCCCACAGCGCCTGCTTTCTCAGTAAACAGCTCCCGATAAGCAAGGATGAGCACCTGTTTTCTATGAGTGCATGGCTGGAAAGCAAATGTAGGTTTTACCTCTATCTGGCAACTTACTCTAAAATCCATTCATGGTTTAAACCTCTGTAAGACCCAGAGGACTTCAGAGGGTGGTGAGCAAGGCTGGTTTAGAAGGTCCAGAAATGCATTTCAGTGCGTGTTACAAGACCAAGGAACTCAACCCTACATTGTGCTATTTGCTAAGTAAATACCAGCAAGGATAGAGGTAGATGGGAGGAGCTCCCTCTATTTTTCCAATGGCCAAAGGAGTAGCCTGGGTGTAAGAGATGTGCAGGAGTACTCTGCCACACCTGATGGTGAGGTGTTGTTTGCTTTTgatagtacaggggcttgaattcagggtcttgtgttctcacttgcctttttcactcaaggatggcactctattacttgatccatacttccacttctgccccacccccccttttttttttgctggataattggcagacaagtctcacaaatttgtctgtatgggttggcttcaaaccttaatcctcaggcctcagcctcctgagtaacatggatcacaggtgtgagcctccagcaccggGTCCCAGTGAAGTTTTAGAAGAAAAGTTTTCAACTTGGATATCAAACAttttattggggaaaaaaagtaacaaacCACCTTTGTGCATGATCCCAGGTGAATACAACAGGCAAACTTTCTCTTATTaaagcctgcctgccttcttgctttcctttccctccttctttccttcctctcttcttgcttgcttgcttgtttgcttgcttgctttcttctttctcttttttgtataatAGCTTGTCCATTCCAACAGCAGTGCCTCAGCTAACTTGGTTCCTTTTCCTCCAGgctcaaaataaaatcaaactctTCTACCAGAAGCAAAAGggagtaaaaagaagaaataggttTATTCCTGAACATGGAAGTGAATGCCAGGCTCCAGCAGGTTTTTGGTGCCATACTATATCAGGCAGCTATTCATTCAAAAATGATAGAGATCTTTTAAAAGTGCCAAGCAGTTGGAAACTGGGTACACAGGACATCCTCCCTCAAGTGAAGACACTGATTCAAAGAGACTTACTACGTGCCCAAGTTAGCTAGTGAATGTGAACTCATGGAGGTAATTCTGATGTGTGGATAAGGGAAAGGGCCCACTCTTACCTTGGGTCAGGGGCTGAATTGAGAGTCTCTGCCGAGTGAAGAGAGCCATATCTTTTAAGGGGCCACCAGTAGTTTTGTGAGCCTGGTAATAGGTTTTCAGCTCAGCCAGGGAGATGAAACGCCTCATCATCCGAACAAACTGTACATCCACCTATGTGACATCAGTGTGTGGGCCAAAGATATATCTAACCAGGCTCTGCCCAAGACTTAGGAAATGGTCTTGtcatgttgctcaggctggcctcaaatgcttgggctcaagcaatcctccagcctccaccccctgagtgctgggataGCAAGAACCTTGCGCCCACGCAGGGTTTTTGGCTGTTTGCAGGAAGCGCCTAGGGATAAGGCTGCCAATATTCTGTTCTAATGACCCAAATCAGTATATCCTCAATTGAGCAAGACTTGGCTGTGTTCCTTGTACCCTACCCTTCTCTCATCATCCACTTTTCCCTGCTCACAAAATAGAACAGGAGTCTTTACCATGGACCATTTGGGGTTGTCCTCTTTGCTGGATGGATCATAATGAGGATTGTTTTTCTCAAACTGCGTGTGATCTGGGTAAGCCTCCTTTACAATCTGCAACCAAATCCAAAGTTTCCCATCATTTCAGCTCCATAGCCAACCATTAATACAAATCTAACACTTATTCTTACTCTACCTATTTGTACCCACCTCCCTTGCTCTACAGTGCTCATGTCTAAACATAACATTACAGCCTAGGGAAAATACAGTTAGGACATCAGCCTTGCTTTTATTTTACAGTCTTACAGCACGTTCTAAAACTAAAAAGTAACGAttattactactaataataatttaGATAGGAGAAGCTGCCACCAGGGTTACTTCTGAGGGAGAGACAAAGGCAAAGAGATGGAGGGAAGTGTGTGCTAGCAGGGTCTGAAATATAAGCTAGACTTATTCGGGTCCTCATCATACAGAAAGGGAACAGGAAAGTCTTTTCTTTGTTCCTGGGAAGAAAGACACCTCCTTTCATCATCTATCTAATCTATATCCCTTAGATGGGTCTCTCTCAAGAAGGAGAGTCTGAATCCACAACCTAGCCACCTGACCTTCATGAGTCCCACGATGCCTGGCTCTTTGCAGTTGCTATGGTAGAAAAAGGCTTCTTCCTCCAACTTCATGGCTCTCAGGAAGTTCCGAGCCTGATCCAAGGGAGAAGACAGGATTATCCTCCCTACCAAAGCTTGCAAGTGCCAGCTCTggggaatatatatatttatttatttattttaaatctccCTTTATTAGatcactttttctgtttttcaatcTCCTCCCAACTCACCAGTTTGTCCCTTTGCCAAAATATCCAGTCTCATGCTAGGACACTGGCCAAAACTAGGTCACTTACAGATTTCATACCATGTATGTAATTACAGTAGTTAAAAAACATTTTCAGGTTAAGGTTCTGGGAAAACAGCTTTGGCCAAGAGGAGAAGTAGGGAGACATTTACCTGACCCTAAGTCTCAGGAGCCTTGCACCTAATCCTCTTACCTGGTAGTTTCGAACACCATCCCAACATGCTGTCTGCTTGGGCTGTGCTTTGAGATCTTCAATGCCAAACTAGGCAAGGGGAAATAAAGTCATTCATTAAATCACCAAAGTCAAGGCCAACTGGTAAGCATTTATGGAAGTTTCCTCCCTACCACCAAAAAGTGCTATAGGCTCTTAACAGAAATGTGTAGTTTACAAGGAAACAGCTTCACAGAACCAATGAGGTTGAATGGATTTAAGCTCTGGGTTACCTGGATGTCTTGAAAATTAAAAGGGATTAGCTGAATAGATAATCCAGATGATAATCTCTTGGTTCCTTGTATTCATCTTAGGAAATATTATGTATTTCTTCTCTCATATTTACCCAAGCTGTTACTAAAATGTTTCCATGCACTTCTTGAATATATACCAAATGTAAATCGGGAGACACATAAGGTAAGCACCTGTAATTTCATCATGGAGGATTAAGAATTCAAAGACACaagaagattgtgagtttgagggcaTCCTGGGTTACATAATGAAACtcctatctcaaaataagaacaaaaaattacAATAAGATTGAAGCTGGCAAACTAACAGGATCTAACCCCATACCTGGTCTTACCAATAAAGTTTTACTTGAACACATCCAGCCCTGTTTATGTACTATGGCCGCTTTCTTACCATAAAGGCAGAGTTTCAACAGAAACTATAAAACCCACAGGCCTACAAGAGTTCCTATCCTGCACTTTGCAGATGTTTGCCAAGGCCTGCCTCGATAGAATCTAGTTACAACGCAGATTAAGCTTGAACATGCCTAATTTGAATATCTGAAATCCAAACTGTTCTCAAATGTGCCAATATCAAAGTTTTAGATTCAGACATTTTGATTAGGTATGTTCAACATGTAAACTTGCCACACATATTCcacaaagtaaaaaaacaaaaaaacaaaaaactccaaaaTGTGAAACACATCTGGTCCCAGGCATTTTGGCTAAAACTCAGCTTGTAATTGATGATAATAAATGCTTCtggctttattcatttttatcttcCCCACCTTTCAAAGGTAAGCTGGTGGTGAACCCCTATGTAGTTTCACTTTTCATTTAAGAAATAATAGCACAAAGGATTTGTAGCCAGGTAGTCTCACCTTCACATCTACGCCTTTCTCTAGGCGGCTCTCTGGCTCTGACTTCATCAGCCAGTACTTGCTTACATTGTTCCCACCAGTTTTAGAGGCTGAAGTCTTCTGAGGGCTAGAGTTTTCCTCTTTGGGCTATGCCTTATCTGAGTTTGAAGTTTTGGAACGTTTTCCTGAGAGTCCCTTCTTATCTGCAATAGGAATGCAAAAAGCAAAGATCATGAGACAGGCATTGGTGGCCCatgactacaatcctagctactcaggaggctgagatctcaggatcattgttcaaagccagcccctttaggaaagtctgtgagactcttatctccaataaactaccaaaaagaagtggagccttggctcaagtggtatagcactagtcttgagtaaaataaataaataaatagctcagggatagtgcccaggccctgagttcaagccacaggaccagaccTGAAAAGAAAAGATCATGTCCCATGACCCTTGCTAGAAGGTAATGTGCTATCATGGAAAAGCTTAGCCTTTCTTGTCATACCTTGATTCAAATCCTGGATGGTAGGAGCACTAGCAGTAGTAGCACCTTAGTCTGACACACGAAACTTCAGTTTATCTATGAGGAAATGGGCAGGAAAACCTGCCTAACTGGATATCCCTGGATTATCAATTCTACGAGGCAAGCTTTCCCATCCTCTAAGCTAAACTCAAATTCTACCTCCCTTTCATGGCCTTCTCCATGATTCTTTCCTCTTATTATAGTCCAGTTTCCCAGACTTCACTTACACCTATTTGCATGTCTGAGGTGGtctcaaacattttcttttggagaaggaattgtatttcttttatcttcactttttaatcagttctttttactttaaaattttaactgaTAGGTAAGACAAGAAaattgtacaggggctggggatatggcctagtggtaagagagcttgcctcgtatacatgaggccctgggttcaattccccagcaccacatatacagaaaacagccagaagtggcgctgtggctcaagtggcagagtgctagccttgagcaaaaggaagcctgggacagtgctcaggcccagagtccaaggcccaggactggccaaaaaaaaaaaaaaattgtacatatcAATGTGATTCCATGAGACATCTAGATACATGTACAGTGTGTAATGTTTCAGTCAGGTTGAAGCATTCATCATTTCCTTATAGGGACGACATTCAAAATCCTTTCCTGCAGCTTTTTAAAATGCACAGTATATTTTCTATACTCACCTTACTGTGCAATAGTACAACTGAACTTAGTATTGCTATTAGCCATTGACTggcttctccccatctctcccattcTGCTCAAGTCTTCTGGCCTCTGGCAACTCCCTACTCACAACTCTTCCAGGAGATCAACATTTTTGTATTCTATataggagggagaccatatatatgctatatgacTTTCTATGCCTTGCttattcacttaaaataataatctccagttccatccatgttgTCTTAAAGGAATTACATCCTTTACCTCTGTATCTTCTACTTCTACTCCGTATAACAAATAGTGCTTGATAATTGTAGTTTGAATGAACAAGCAAGACGAAGCTTGGagggaaaagaagataaaagatgGGAGGAGGATAATGAGTGATGATGGGATAACAAAAGCTTTCATCTACGACCAGGGAATAGAAAATGAACACttttgggggagagaggaagggcaaaCTGTCCTCGaactcccaatcctcctgcctccatctccctgGTTGCTGGGGTTACAAGCGTGCACCACTGTGCCCCGCTTAAATGAACAGgactgaactggcctccaagaaaTGTTCTTCAATAGGGCTGACTTTTTTGCAGTCTCAGGGCACCTCACCTGAGCTAGCAGTTCCAGCCTGCCTCTTCCGGGGTCTCGCCATGGTCCCTGCGCTCTGCGAGGGGCTGACGGGCAGAGGTTCCCGGAATCAACCGGGAGATGCAAGGAGCAGCTCAGCTGTCCTCCAGAACCTGCACGCAGCAAAATGAAGGCAACGCGAAGTTTAAAGGGACTTACTTGCGAAGAATCAAGACAACAGTGCTTAAGCCCGTCGAGACTTTCCCCCCTGTAATCTGTGATATATCTGTGTCGCATAACCTCACCTAAACTCTCTCCAGTTCTTGGCAACGTCCTCCGCTCTAGCAGCCACGCTTCCCGCCTCACACAAACTCAGAATCTGCGCAGGCGCAGATTTCCGCCCGGCGGCACGACGCCCGAGGTTATGTGGACTACAGAACTTGGTGATGCCTGCCCCTCCGCAAGGATTTCTGGGAGTTGTAGTCCTCTCTTCCTAGAAGCATGCCTGCAGCCAGACAGTGAGGGCCACGTTAGACTACAACTCCCATAGTGCAGTGTGGCCGAGGTCGCTGGTCAGCCCATCCAGGCCAGTACAAATGCAGCCAGGGTCGGGGTGAGCTGTTTTAGCTGTGTGATGGAGAAGCTACGGGTCGGCTACCTATGCCTCGGGGCGCGCCTCAGCTGCCTACGTCGCAGTCTCgggacccccacccagacccGCCACCGGAGCTTGACCTCCTGCATCGATCGTAAGGGGGACTCCCATGGGCTTGTGCGTGGGGCCGCAGGCTCGGCCTCTCAGCCGGCTCCCCCGGCGGAGTCCCGCCACCCCGAACCCTCTTTGCATGGCATCTCCCGTTGCTCGCTGCATCCTCTGCCTCCCGAACCCGCTCCCCTCTTCCCCGCTCATTGCGGACACCCTCAGATGCGTAGGCTGTGCCTGGAGTGTGTGATGAAATCCTCGCTGTGGATTCTGAGGTTCATGGGGAACATTAGCGGCGGGGGGGATGGTGGTAAATGAGCCTTTAGGCTCAAAACTTGTATTGCTGAAGTTAGCAAGGAAATAGGTAAATGTTGCGATGGAGAAGCCACCAGAATGTCTGAGGGCACCTGGAAGATAAATTGAAGGTAACAAAGAGTGGTAGTCAATTAAGGGACTAAGATATGTCCAACCGGTGAATGAGCTCTCTGTCAATCTCATAACTAGGACTTCTGACAGTTTatcatttgtttaaaaacaaaaattctttaCGGCAGAATGAACTCTTGAGGCACACTAAATAAGTATCGGATGTTGTGTTTCTTTTGGAACCATAAAACTCCTTCAAGAGGTGTTGCCTGATATCTGGCTCTTAGAACATTGTAAACAAGAGCACTTGGTTGTTGCCAAAACTGACTGAAAGTGGTTATCGCAGTAGTAACTTAAATGTTTGGGGTAGTTACTGGCTTAACTTCGCCTCTTAGAACTTCCTTcagcttgaaaaaaaattatctaaaggTAGTTGCActaaagagttgccatttaacaaagcagttcatgaatacaatgcatcttgatctattaCCACTTTCAGTATTCTCACCCAAGTCTCCCAACCCACTCCTTTCTGCTTCATTCAGCTTttcagaagaaattattttcttttacttagtcaaatgaaagaaaattgtcTAATTGTGTATTAAACAATCAAATCAAACAAATCCATAGGCTGGAGGTAGGGTGATTTTGTGGCAGAGAATCTGCTAAGCTACATaagaccctgggtttaattcctatgactgaaaaaaatgaattataaataacATACCTAAATGTTTCATTGCATGTTGTAAAGCTAAACCATTTTAAGGGAATTAAGATTTATTTTACATGGTACCTATATATTATCCATACAATTTCTTCATTTCGTAGGTGAAAAAGTTTGCTCATTGTAGCAAATGTAGTTTCCTTATTTTACAGTGGGCTAACAGGTTTAGAGAGGTCCTTGACCTAATGGACTCATTTTTAGAGCCAGAGATTGCAAGCCTACAACCATCAAGCAGTCTGGAATTAGTACTACTGGTTCTCTAGTTAGTTTTCTGTCTTGGATGCATTTAGATGGAGGTATTATTTACAAGGCTCTAGAGGTTTTGCTGTTTGCTTATAACTAGGTTCTGTGATAAAGGCTTTCCTCATCGtacttgttctgtttttttttttgtgtgtgtgtgtgtgtgttttaatttgctTTGCCATTTGAATGTATTGTGTGCTTACACTTTCACCTCTGTCAGTAACTGGCTAAGTTCATGAAGCCTGTTATTTGgcatattttcaaaatgttatcTTAGTCTTCTGAAAAATTTGGCATTTTAATCACCATGTTTTCCTCTGTatgtgtctgtttctgtctgtacactggggcttgaacctccaTGCTTCACTCTTTGGGCTTTTTTCATTTACAACTgattctctacctcttgagccacacccacagtCCTGTTGTGTTGTATTGTGCAGGTACCAggttcttgctcagcttgcttgcccatgtctggcactctaccacttgacctatgccTCCATTGGTAGGATAAAATTCTAATCTTAACAACCATTGCTGTCTTCCTTCACTCCCACATAGCTTGGCTGACATTGCTTTTCCTGTCTATTTATtttccaaaactttttatttcagCATGGTACCCATGGTTCACTCTTGTAGTCCCACCTACTCTCCTTTGCTTGTCTGGAATTGCTTACCTTAGGAAGTAGCTCTTGGCTGTGTCAAGTAAGAAAATGATGAGGATACAATAACATACATTGAGCAACTAGAATTAACATTTGTTGGCACTTCCCTTTTTAAAATGATtaacatttgggctgggaatgtggcttagtggtagagtgcctagcatgcacaaagccctgagttctattcctcagcaccacataaacagaaaaagccagaagtggtactgtggctcaagaagtagagtgctagccttgagcaaaaagaagccaaggacagtgctcagtccctgagtccaagccccaggactaggaaaaaaattaattaattaattaattaacgtttcacaaagcagtttataaatacaacatcttgatgaatgtcacctctttcgacattctcacccatcccttccttcctctatgcatgccttccttctctctttttaattttgcagTGTATACATTGGTTTCTTATATgtattctcctccttttcttcatctgtctACTCCTGTCCCCTTGATTCCGCTCTTACCCCTTTTTgatacccacttcctggtgttttattttgctgaactttgagttTGGCTTTCTacagaattacaccatttgagatCTCCATTGAATCTGCCATATTTTGGttagtacatttgtatacacttgcataccacccaacatatttaattTTTGGTGCTGGGTTTAACCACAGGGCCTCAAAGATTCTAGGCAACACTAGACTACAGCCCTTTATCTTTAAT carries:
- the Thyn1 gene encoding LOW QUALITY PROTEIN: thymocyte nuclear protein 1 (The sequence of the model RefSeq protein was modified relative to this genomic sequence to represent the inferred CDS: substituted 1 base at 1 genomic stop codon) yields the protein MARPRKRQAGTASSDKKGLSGKRSKTSNSDKAXPKEENSSPQKTSASKTGGNNVSKYWLMKSEPESRLEKGVDVKFGIEDLKAQPKQTACWDGVRNYQARNFLRAMKLEEEAFFYHSNCKEPGIVGLMKIVKEAYPDHTQFEKNNPHYDPSSKEDNPKWSMVDVQFVRMMRRFISLAELKTYYQAHKTTGGPLKDMALFTRQRLSIQPLTQEEFDFILSLEEKEPS